One window of Akkermansia biwaensis genomic DNA carries:
- a CDS encoding DUF3472 domain-containing protein, which yields MSKFILSLCSLWLLLTLPVSASWYGDEVKADSDIIMVDLLYPYWPESTYFSCWNLDMFPKGGYFYAGVAANVNDNTNLETYRPSTVWSFWPAPVYEGRQVRNVYVNPHVYAQQYVGEGASGKAGGRDVPWIKTKQWYTMFIRTWGADEAKKECYAGWWMKDQAGNQWHHIATFRIPYAATGFKGNGGFLEDFGHGGRKQRELWRGKGFYRHNGTWEKCDTVSINVPKEGGMKYSGWTVHQTENDSVLTMSYTENRQFPRNLDPGRKHTFRLKQPDAPVMDAIMAEGSARHNGDQVIVDWSLKDTSSPQFAYKIEVFDNPQYSGTPVHVVEEQIPHVRTRTLSLPRDISQCFVKLTITDIFDQKKTLELARAETEAPMKGKGLPGKHDLSPGLEYKYLESRDGWSRLSELDFSKPTRTGVSRGFDTALRGAREGRFAFDYEGLLIVPQSGAYTFALQSCDGSRLDIGGKTVIDNDGLHSTSEKRASVFLEKGTLPIRLTYFKKKPEHEFTVAWVGWQYGNQPLEAIPSSNLMRPKRADIPEARLDMTGQGFERMLKTVLSSGRINKVEYYNGNKLVSSSESAPFTAPLMLFNGENKVWARVFYNGNHTVDTLVLTIPSQSRVAPGWDIMLRGEPGLPYAISGTGNAFRFVGEGEYLVNKKIKGDFMLTAHISSFSDKSLDPGDDCWVGIMVRKDAGATNYDDEIAVFHTVGRGLRCSADFSDYGTGRQSTFGLNKDHRWVRIVRRGNEFTCLTSPDMKKWEIGMQRIIPMKEEAIAGITFRTIPGKGKGVFSAVVDGVTLKPAKLQPHKIAAPMPAGKIVGYSLLSPDLAVVRYRSGADLLERKNGTYVRKPFTLPKGVKTIRSMALAGDKMFLLAPTSQGGALFSSKEMGKTWTVAIPDVKVDPSPISFIAGELISVNPRNPREIIVGSDRAGLFMSTDGGETWTNAGLVGEPVTNVGFHTTAQGRIGAVTADRKTNTSKVFISTNNGKKWTQKNEVQGSGFLRLVYDTRAADQLYVFSTQGVYTSFNDCRTMNRVLQGLPVTQPTLAIDRRRLDDTFMLAVPLDGKGVYSSERNARNWQKRSDKEDWGAAFNLLIDTANNKHITLYAEKGIYESTDEGKTWKQVFPSH from the coding sequence ATGTCCAAATTCATCCTTTCTCTCTGTTCCCTCTGGCTTCTCCTGACACTTCCCGTCTCCGCAAGCTGGTATGGAGATGAAGTCAAGGCGGATTCGGACATCATCATGGTGGACCTTCTGTATCCCTACTGGCCGGAATCCACCTACTTCTCCTGCTGGAACCTGGACATGTTCCCCAAGGGCGGCTACTTTTACGCGGGCGTCGCGGCCAACGTCAATGACAACACGAACCTGGAAACCTACCGCCCCTCCACCGTCTGGTCCTTCTGGCCCGCTCCGGTTTACGAAGGGCGCCAGGTGCGCAACGTGTACGTCAACCCCCATGTCTATGCCCAGCAATACGTGGGGGAAGGAGCCTCCGGCAAGGCCGGGGGCCGGGACGTGCCGTGGATCAAGACCAAGCAGTGGTACACCATGTTCATACGCACCTGGGGTGCGGACGAGGCCAAAAAGGAATGCTACGCCGGATGGTGGATGAAGGACCAGGCCGGCAACCAGTGGCACCACATCGCCACCTTCCGCATTCCCTATGCGGCGACGGGTTTCAAGGGCAACGGAGGATTCCTGGAGGACTTCGGCCACGGAGGGCGCAAACAGCGGGAACTGTGGCGCGGCAAGGGCTTTTACAGGCACAACGGAACATGGGAAAAATGCGATACCGTCTCTATCAACGTCCCCAAGGAAGGAGGGATGAAATACAGCGGCTGGACGGTCCACCAGACGGAAAACGACTCCGTCCTGACCATGTCCTATACGGAAAACAGGCAATTCCCCAGAAACCTGGACCCGGGCCGCAAGCACACCTTCCGTCTGAAGCAGCCGGACGCCCCGGTCATGGACGCCATCATGGCGGAGGGCAGCGCGCGCCATAACGGCGACCAGGTCATCGTGGACTGGTCGCTGAAAGACACGTCCTCCCCCCAGTTCGCGTACAAGATAGAAGTATTCGACAACCCTCAATACTCCGGTACGCCCGTTCATGTTGTGGAAGAGCAGATCCCCCACGTGCGCACCAGGACCCTTTCCCTGCCGCGGGACATCTCCCAGTGCTTTGTTAAACTCACCATCACGGACATCTTTGACCAGAAAAAGACCCTGGAACTGGCCAGGGCGGAAACGGAAGCCCCCATGAAAGGGAAAGGGCTTCCTGGCAAGCACGACCTGTCCCCCGGCCTGGAATACAAATACCTGGAAAGCAGGGACGGCTGGTCCAGACTGTCGGAACTGGACTTCTCCAAACCAACGCGAACCGGAGTCTCCCGCGGGTTCGACACCGCCCTGCGCGGCGCCAGGGAAGGACGCTTCGCCTTTGACTACGAGGGGCTGCTCATCGTCCCCCAGAGTGGAGCCTACACCTTCGCCCTCCAATCCTGCGACGGAAGCCGGCTGGACATCGGGGGGAAAACGGTCATTGACAACGACGGGCTGCACAGCACCTCGGAAAAGCGCGCCTCCGTCTTCCTGGAAAAGGGGACGCTCCCCATCAGGCTGACCTACTTCAAGAAAAAACCGGAACACGAATTCACCGTGGCATGGGTGGGCTGGCAGTACGGCAACCAACCCCTGGAGGCAATTCCGAGTTCCAACCTGATGCGCCCCAAACGGGCCGACATCCCGGAAGCCAGGCTGGACATGACCGGCCAGGGCTTCGAACGCATGCTGAAAACGGTCCTGTCCTCGGGACGGATCAACAAGGTGGAATACTACAACGGCAACAAGCTCGTCTCTTCCTCGGAAAGCGCCCCGTTCACCGCCCCGCTGATGCTCTTCAACGGAGAAAACAAAGTGTGGGCACGCGTCTTCTACAACGGGAACCATACCGTGGACACCCTGGTGCTCACCATCCCTTCCCAGAGCCGCGTAGCCCCGGGCTGGGACATCATGCTGCGCGGGGAGCCGGGCCTTCCCTACGCCATCAGCGGCACGGGCAATGCATTCCGCTTCGTGGGGGAAGGGGAATACCTCGTGAACAAAAAAATCAAGGGGGACTTCATGCTGACGGCCCACATCAGCTCTTTCAGCGACAAATCCCTGGACCCGGGCGACGACTGCTGGGTGGGCATCATGGTGCGCAAGGATGCCGGAGCCACCAACTACGACGATGAAATAGCCGTCTTCCATACCGTGGGCCGCGGCCTCAGATGCAGCGCGGACTTCAGCGACTACGGAACGGGACGCCAGTCCACCTTCGGCCTGAACAAGGACCACCGCTGGGTGCGCATCGTGCGGCGCGGCAACGAATTCACCTGCCTCACCTCCCCGGACATGAAAAAATGGGAGATAGGCATGCAGCGCATCATCCCGATGAAGGAGGAAGCCATCGCCGGCATCACCTTCAGAACCATTCCCGGCAAGGGAAAAGGCGTCTTCTCCGCCGTGGTGGACGGGGTTACCCTGAAACCGGCCAAACTCCAGCCGCACAAAATAGCAGCCCCCATGCCTGCCGGAAAAATCGTCGGCTACTCCCTGCTTTCCCCGGATCTGGCCGTGGTGCGCTACCGTTCCGGCGCGGACCTGCTGGAACGCAAAAACGGAACCTACGTCCGCAAGCCGTTTACGCTGCCCAAGGGCGTCAAAACCATCCGTTCCATGGCCCTTGCCGGGGATAAAATGTTCCTGCTGGCCCCCACTTCCCAGGGAGGAGCCCTGTTCAGCAGCAAGGAGATGGGTAAAACGTGGACGGTAGCCATCCCGGACGTAAAAGTGGACCCGTCCCCCATCTCCTTTATTGCCGGGGAACTCATCTCCGTCAATCCCCGGAACCCTCGTGAAATCATCGTGGGCTCGGACCGCGCAGGGCTGTTCATGAGCACGGATGGCGGAGAAACCTGGACCAACGCGGGCCTGGTGGGAGAACCCGTCACCAACGTCGGTTTCCATACCACCGCGCAGGGCCGGATTGGAGCCGTGACGGCGGACCGCAAGACCAACACCAGCAAAGTCTTCATATCCACCAACAACGGGAAGAAATGGACCCAGAAAAATGAAGTTCAGGGGTCGGGCTTCCTGAGGCTGGTTTACGACACCCGCGCCGCAGACCAGCTCTATGTCTTCTCCACCCAGGGCGTGTACACCTCCTTCAATGACTGCCGCACCATGAACCGCGTGCTTCAGGGCCTGCCCGTCACACAGCCCACACTGGCGATCGACAGGCGCCGCCTGGACGATACTTTCATGCTCGCCGTCCCGCTGGACGGCAAGGGCGTGTATTCCAGCGAACGCAACGCCAGAAACTGGCAGAAGCGGTCGGACAAGGAAGACTGGGGAGCCGCCTTCAACCTGCTGATTGACACAGCCAACAACAAGCACATCACCCTGTACGCGGAAAAAGGCATCTATGAAAGCACGGATGAAGGGAAAACCTGGAAACAGGTTTTCCCCAGCCATTGA
- a CDS encoding autotransporter outer membrane beta-barrel domain-containing protein, with product MKTILPFKPVISRLFCIAGITVAGSSLAEAAGVELTYPGAPLDENGLLFPQGSLSDNTVSITGGSIPGNAYGAKTTDGDTIRNRISMTGGSVLHLLGAYSATGTVEYNSVILGGGTVARNVYGGESGSGNAQYNSITMTGGSAQWLQGAYSNSGNVTGNEVLISGGTLSGGVNGGQTAGGDAISNSVRLGNATATWLNGGYSSTGNASGNRVIITSGGVNNNAFGGFVESGTGNACNNLFIMYGGEVGLNGEIPGVGHGIMGGRASEGNASGNRVIFLGGHTGFIDGGTSSNGGAASGNHVLILGGNIDGSVTGGMSFQGSSSGNVVEIRGGTVGGYIYGGRADKGTASNNTVILEGNFNLNGVFGGWDAYASSPGATAMDVTTGNVLILENFQGSATNVGNFEHYVFRLSSWNENGGPMLTISNGTSSTAPSATDLSGSTIRVEITGVSPGSPGPAVGDTISLIRNNMGLITNGVILKTPFVSFKRGIAMLYDATVSVGNTSIDATVTSSRLNPQLKSLSEGRAAAMALNNQGADLAAGLGISRAAMAAMQGGSPSGMETFLAMEGSHSNYATGSRVEQDGYAVLAGVSAGFSKNRSVVLGGFMESGWGSYTAHNAFADAPFVRASGDTSYYGGGLLARWDLTDNGLRGIALEASFRAGRLDSDYRSGDLVDGAGNPSAYNLSSPYYGGHAGAALTRELDRKMNMEAYGRFLWTRQDGDHATVSGDHIRFRDMNSSWLQGGARFHYEMTQTIRPYAGAAYEWQCNGTARASTYGQDIAAPTLRGGTGMAELGVIFQPVAGKPMFVDLGVKGYAGKREGVSGSLQFRAAF from the coding sequence ATGAAAACGATATTGCCATTTAAACCAGTAATATCCCGACTCTTTTGCATCGCCGGCATTACAGTGGCCGGAAGTTCTCTGGCAGAAGCTGCGGGTGTCGAACTCACCTATCCCGGAGCCCCACTGGACGAAAACGGCCTCCTGTTCCCGCAGGGCAGCCTGTCGGACAACACGGTCTCCATCACGGGAGGCTCTATCCCCGGAAACGCCTATGGAGCTAAAACAACAGACGGAGACACTATCCGTAACCGGATTTCCATGACCGGAGGTTCTGTCCTCCATCTTCTCGGAGCTTATTCCGCGACGGGAACCGTGGAATATAATTCCGTCATTCTTGGGGGCGGGACGGTCGCCCGCAACGTTTATGGCGGAGAAAGCGGCAGCGGAAACGCTCAATATAATTCCATCACAATGACGGGGGGAAGCGCTCAATGGTTGCAGGGGGCCTACAGTAATTCCGGCAACGTCACGGGGAACGAAGTCCTTATTTCCGGCGGTACGTTAAGCGGCGGCGTCAACGGAGGCCAAACAGCCGGCGGAGACGCTATCTCCAACAGCGTGCGGCTTGGCAATGCCACGGCAACTTGGCTCAACGGCGGCTATTCCTCTACAGGGAATGCCTCCGGCAATCGGGTAATCATCACCAGCGGCGGCGTCAACAACAATGCCTTCGGAGGTTTTGTGGAATCCGGCACGGGAAACGCCTGCAACAACCTGTTCATCATGTATGGGGGAGAAGTGGGGCTCAACGGAGAAATACCCGGCGTAGGCCATGGAATCATGGGAGGGAGGGCCAGTGAAGGGAACGCCTCCGGCAACCGGGTAATCTTCCTCGGTGGTCATACAGGATTCATTGATGGGGGGACCTCCTCCAACGGAGGGGCCGCTTCCGGCAACCATGTTCTTATTCTGGGAGGAAACATTGACGGCTCCGTCACGGGTGGAATGAGTTTCCAGGGATCTTCCAGCGGCAATGTGGTGGAAATCCGTGGAGGCACGGTAGGGGGATATATCTACGGAGGCAGAGCGGACAAAGGAACGGCCAGCAACAATACCGTTATTCTGGAAGGCAACTTCAACCTTAACGGTGTTTTCGGCGGATGGGACGCCTATGCCTCCAGTCCAGGAGCCACGGCTATGGATGTAACAACGGGCAACGTGCTCATTCTGGAAAACTTTCAGGGAAGCGCAACGAATGTGGGCAATTTTGAGCACTACGTTTTCCGCCTGTCGTCCTGGAACGAAAACGGCGGTCCCATGCTCACCATCTCCAACGGAACTTCTTCCACCGCTCCCTCGGCTACGGACCTTTCCGGCTCCACCATCCGGGTGGAAATCACCGGTGTTTCTCCGGGAAGCCCCGGCCCTGCTGTGGGAGACACCATTTCCCTCATCCGCAACAACATGGGGCTCATCACCAACGGCGTGATCCTGAAAACCCCTTTCGTCTCCTTCAAACGCGGCATCGCCATGCTCTATGACGCCACCGTCTCCGTGGGAAACACCAGCATTGACGCTACCGTCACTTCCAGCCGCCTGAATCCCCAGTTGAAATCCCTTTCCGAAGGCCGCGCCGCCGCCATGGCCCTGAACAACCAGGGCGCGGACCTTGCCGCCGGGCTGGGAATCAGCCGCGCCGCCATGGCCGCCATGCAGGGAGGCTCCCCCTCCGGCATGGAAACATTCCTCGCCATGGAAGGCTCCCATTCCAACTACGCCACCGGCTCCCGTGTGGAACAGGACGGCTACGCCGTTCTGGCAGGCGTTTCCGCCGGATTTTCCAAAAACCGTTCTGTAGTGCTGGGCGGTTTCATGGAAAGCGGCTGGGGCAGCTACACGGCTCACAACGCCTTTGCAGACGCCCCCTTTGTACGGGCTTCCGGGGACACTTCCTATTACGGCGGCGGCCTTCTGGCCCGCTGGGACCTCACGGATAACGGCCTCAGAGGAATCGCGCTGGAGGCTTCCTTCCGCGCGGGACGGCTGGACTCGGACTACCGCAGCGGAGACCTGGTGGACGGGGCGGGGAACCCCTCCGCCTACAACCTTTCCTCTCCTTACTACGGCGGCCACGCTGGCGCGGCGTTGACAAGGGAGCTGGACCGGAAAATGAACATGGAGGCCTACGGGCGCTTCCTGTGGACGCGCCAGGACGGCGACCACGCCACGGTCTCCGGTGACCATATCCGGTTCCGGGACATGAACTCCAGCTGGCTCCAGGGCGGTGCGCGCTTCCACTATGAGATGACGCAAACCATCCGCCCGTACGCGGGAGCAGCGTATGAATGGCAATGCAATGGAACGGCCCGCGCCTCCACCTACGGCCAGGACATCGCCGCGCCCACCTTGCGCGGCGGCACGGGCATGGCGGAACTGGGCGTGATCTTCCAGCCCGTAGCCGGCAAACCCATGTTCGTTGATCTTGGAGTGAAAGGATACGCGGGCAAACGCGAGGGGGTGAGCGGAAGCCTCCAATTCCGGGCGGCTTTCTAA
- a CDS encoding LL-diaminopimelate aminotransferase, with translation MAIINDHFLKLQAGYLFPEINRRVNAFIQAHPEAAPRLIRCGIGDVTEPLPQAAIEAMHEAVDDLATHERFHGYGPEQGYFWLREAIAKKAYQVHGIHVEVDEIFVSDGAKCDTGNILDIFGRGNRIAVPDPVYPVYVDTNVMAGNTGEAREDGSYEGLVYLPCTPENNFVPDLPQEHVDLIYLCFPNNPTGAVASRMELLKWVEYARANHAIILYDSAYEAFIQDPDVPRSIFEIPGARDCAIEFRSFSKQGGFTGVRCGYVVIPKELNGHDADGNKVPISRLWSRRTSTKFNGASYIVQRGAAALFTLEGMAQTDVLISHYLGNAALLLNACRQAGMRVWGGENAPYVWAACPDGLDSWGLFDKMLTEANVVITPGSGFGSKGEGFFRISAFNSRENVEEVCRRIHALFAQ, from the coding sequence ATGGCTATTATCAACGACCATTTCCTCAAGCTGCAGGCGGGATATTTGTTCCCGGAGATCAACCGCCGTGTGAACGCGTTCATCCAGGCTCATCCGGAAGCCGCCCCCCGGCTGATCCGCTGCGGCATAGGAGACGTGACGGAACCGCTGCCCCAGGCCGCCATTGAGGCCATGCACGAGGCGGTTGACGATCTTGCCACGCATGAACGCTTTCACGGCTACGGCCCGGAGCAGGGCTATTTCTGGCTGAGGGAGGCGATTGCCAAGAAGGCCTACCAGGTCCACGGAATTCATGTGGAGGTGGACGAGATTTTCGTGTCCGACGGCGCGAAGTGCGACACGGGGAACATTCTGGATATTTTCGGCAGAGGGAACAGGATTGCCGTGCCGGACCCGGTTTATCCCGTTTACGTGGATACAAACGTGATGGCCGGCAATACGGGGGAAGCCCGTGAGGACGGCTCCTACGAGGGGCTGGTGTATCTGCCCTGCACGCCGGAGAATAATTTTGTGCCCGATCTGCCGCAGGAACATGTGGATTTGATTTACCTGTGCTTCCCGAATAATCCGACCGGGGCGGTGGCCTCCCGCATGGAATTGCTGAAATGGGTGGAGTACGCCCGCGCTAACCATGCGATTATCCTGTATGATTCCGCCTATGAGGCGTTCATTCAGGATCCGGATGTTCCCAGGTCCATTTTTGAGATTCCCGGCGCGCGCGACTGCGCCATTGAGTTCCGTTCCTTTTCCAAGCAGGGCGGCTTTACGGGCGTGCGCTGCGGTTACGTGGTGATTCCGAAGGAGCTGAACGGCCATGACGCCGACGGGAACAAGGTGCCTATCTCCCGGTTGTGGAGCCGCCGCACCAGCACGAAGTTCAACGGGGCCTCCTACATTGTCCAGCGCGGTGCGGCGGCCCTGTTCACGCTGGAAGGGATGGCGCAGACCGACGTTTTGATCAGCCATTATCTGGGGAATGCCGCCCTTCTGCTGAATGCGTGCCGCCAGGCGGGCATGCGCGTGTGGGGCGGGGAAAACGCGCCCTATGTGTGGGCGGCCTGTCCGGACGGCCTGGACAGCTGGGGATTGTTTGACAAGATGCTGACCGAGGCGAATGTCGTCATCACGCCGGGTTCCGGCTTCGGTTCCAAGGGGGAAGGCTTCTTCCGCATTTCCGCGTTCAACTCACGGGAGAACGTGGAGGAGGTGTGCCGCCGTATTCACGCCCTGTTTGCCCAATGA
- the eno gene encoding phosphopyruvate hydratase gives MITNELEIIDVCGREIIDSRGNPTVEVDVALAGGAIGRASVPSGASTGEHEAWELRDGDSKRYGGKGVLKAVENINKIIAPEVAGHDATLQPAIDKIMIDLDGTPNKSRLGANAILGVSLAVAKAAAVQLDLPLFKYLGGPNAKVLPVPMMNIINGGAHSDSPIDFQEFMIVPKGAPTFREALRYGAEVFHALKDVLHDRGLSTAVGDEGGFAPALKSADDALECIARAVERAGYTLGTDIFIALDVASSEFYDPSQNLYVFKKSDGRGRTAEELTAYYQELQKKYPIISIEDGCAENDWQGWEQLTKAMGDNTQLVGDDLFVTNVEFLNLGISRHVANAVLVKVNQIGSLTETLDTVELAKDNKYSAIISHRSGETEDSTIADIAVATNAGQIKTGSLSRSDRMAKYNQLLRIEEELEDDAIFGGKIHIL, from the coding sequence ATGATAACCAACGAACTTGAAATTATTGACGTATGCGGCCGTGAAATCATCGACTCACGGGGCAACCCCACCGTGGAAGTGGACGTGGCTCTGGCAGGCGGCGCCATCGGCCGCGCATCCGTCCCCAGCGGCGCCTCCACCGGAGAGCATGAAGCCTGGGAGCTGCGCGACGGAGACTCCAAGCGCTACGGAGGCAAGGGCGTGCTCAAGGCTGTGGAAAACATCAACAAAATCATTGCTCCGGAAGTCGCGGGACACGACGCCACCCTCCAGCCCGCCATCGATAAAATCATGATCGACCTGGACGGCACACCCAACAAATCCCGCCTGGGCGCCAACGCCATTCTGGGCGTCTCCCTGGCCGTGGCCAAAGCCGCCGCCGTCCAGCTGGACCTGCCCCTCTTCAAATACCTGGGCGGCCCGAACGCCAAGGTGCTTCCCGTCCCCATGATGAACATCATCAACGGCGGCGCCCATTCGGACTCCCCCATCGACTTTCAGGAATTCATGATCGTGCCCAAGGGCGCCCCCACCTTCCGGGAAGCCCTGCGCTACGGCGCGGAAGTCTTCCATGCGCTGAAGGACGTCCTGCATGACCGCGGCCTGTCCACAGCCGTGGGGGATGAAGGCGGCTTCGCCCCGGCCCTGAAATCCGCGGACGACGCCCTGGAATGCATCGCCCGCGCCGTGGAACGCGCAGGCTACACGCTGGGCACGGACATCTTCATTGCCCTGGACGTGGCCTCCTCCGAATTCTACGACCCCTCCCAAAACCTGTACGTATTCAAAAAATCGGACGGACGCGGCAGGACGGCGGAAGAACTCACAGCCTACTACCAGGAGCTTCAGAAAAAATACCCCATCATCTCCATTGAAGACGGCTGTGCGGAAAACGACTGGCAGGGCTGGGAACAACTCACCAAAGCCATGGGCGACAACACCCAGCTCGTCGGAGACGACCTCTTCGTTACCAACGTGGAATTCCTCAACCTGGGCATCTCCCGCCATGTGGCGAACGCCGTGCTGGTCAAGGTCAACCAGATCGGCTCCCTGACGGAAACGCTGGACACGGTGGAGCTGGCCAAGGACAACAAATACTCCGCCATTATTTCCCACCGCTCCGGGGAAACGGAAGACTCCACCATTGCGGACATCGCTGTAGCGACCAACGCCGGACAAATCAAAACCGGCTCCCTCAGCCGTTCCGACCGCATGGCAAAATACAATCAACTGCTCAGAATTGAAGAGGAACTGGAAGATGACGCAATTTTTGGTGGTAAAATTCATATCTTGTGA
- a CDS encoding FtsB family cell division protein — translation MLWRRRYYHRFTLAELEIRREKRALIVQRALRLFAMVLVLCLTMLLSLVCFKPWKDLRSLEHERSFLQARLEKAREQMEQSKNEFIWISQDPHYFEMIARDKGNLALPGEHILRFAEPKRLK, via the coding sequence ATGCTCTGGAGACGCCGCTATTACCATCGTTTTACCTTGGCGGAACTTGAAATCCGCCGGGAAAAACGTGCCCTCATCGTTCAGAGGGCTCTGCGGCTCTTCGCCATGGTGCTGGTCCTGTGCCTGACCATGCTGCTCTCCCTGGTCTGCTTCAAGCCGTGGAAGGACCTGCGCTCTCTGGAGCATGAGCGTTCCTTTCTTCAGGCGCGCCTGGAAAAGGCGCGGGAACAGATGGAACAGTCCAAAAACGAATTCATCTGGATCTCGCAGGACCCCCACTACTTTGAAATGATCGCGCGGGACAAGGGCAACCTGGCCCTTCCCGGCGAACATATCCTCCGCTTTGCGGAACCCAAGCGCCTGAAATAA
- a CDS encoding FAD:protein FMN transferase, whose protein sequence is MKLFFWKAAVLGCGAFFLPAAGMSGGTGELAAAVSARLVSCEHAVDGRVTARGAAMGTVFTVRAYPGHGMDGARTEEACMRALACAVFWEGVMSAMDAESRLAALNAAPAGVKVPVSPELRRVLSLSLEYARLTRGTFDPTLGPFIRLWKKSRRLGVLPSREDLERARRASGWEKLSVDGEGVMKAAEGMRVDLGGIGKGFAVDRMADMLKERGVESFCIDSTSDVLAGAPPPGMQGWKLRVAVGEGRLEQRLMSYAAVSTSGDAHQFAEIGGVAYSHVLDPATGLGVTEGRQVSVQAPAAALADALSTAACVMSEEAFRALAGKIPGVSVLGFFRHPPPENERSRAFSGQKIP, encoded by the coding sequence ATGAAGTTGTTTTTCTGGAAGGCTGCCGTGTTGGGGTGCGGCGCCTTTTTTCTGCCTGCCGCCGGTATGTCCGGCGGCACGGGGGAACTTGCGGCTGCCGTTTCCGCGCGGCTTGTTTCCTGCGAACATGCCGTGGACGGCAGGGTGACGGCAAGGGGGGCGGCCATGGGCACGGTGTTTACGGTGCGCGCCTATCCCGGCCACGGCATGGACGGAGCGCGGACGGAAGAAGCCTGCATGCGGGCGCTGGCCTGTGCCGTGTTCTGGGAGGGGGTGATGTCCGCCATGGATGCGGAAAGCCGGCTCGCCGCTCTGAATGCCGCTCCGGCAGGGGTGAAGGTTCCCGTTTCTCCGGAGTTGCGGAGGGTGTTGTCGCTGTCCCTGGAGTATGCCCGTTTGACGCGCGGAACCTTTGACCCCACGCTGGGGCCTTTCATCCGTTTGTGGAAGAAGTCCCGCCGCCTCGGGGTTCTTCCTTCCCGGGAGGACCTGGAGCGTGCGCGCCGGGCCTCCGGCTGGGAGAAGCTGTCCGTGGACGGGGAAGGGGTGATGAAGGCCGCGGAGGGGATGAGGGTGGATCTGGGAGGCATCGGCAAAGGGTTTGCCGTGGACAGGATGGCGGATATGTTGAAAGAAAGGGGAGTGGAGTCTTTCTGCATTGACAGCACCAGCGATGTTCTGGCGGGGGCTCCCCCGCCGGGAATGCAGGGCTGGAAGCTCCGGGTAGCCGTGGGGGAGGGACGGCTGGAGCAGCGGCTGATGAGCTATGCCGCCGTGTCCACTTCCGGGGATGCGCACCAGTTTGCGGAGATAGGCGGCGTGGCGTATTCCCATGTGCTGGACCCCGCCACGGGGCTGGGCGTCACGGAGGGCAGGCAGGTGAGCGTCCAGGCTCCCGCAGCCGCTTTGGCGGATGCGCTGTCCACGGCGGCCTGCGTTATGTCGGAAGAGGCGTTCCGGGCTCTTGCCGGGAAAATTCCCGGGGTTTCCGTGCTGGGGTTTTTCCGGCATCCGCCGCCGGAGAATGAACGGAGCCGTGCCTTCTCCGGGCAGAAAATTCCGTGA
- a CDS encoding DNA alkylation repair protein codes for MIERRRRLREKVEALAEPEFQKFSASLIPGVTRLLGVRLPVLRNLAREEARGDWRELLEHPAQEPYAEEVMLDGMLTGLARMEPEERLEWVRRFVPRMDNWAVCDTFCAGLKFSKRHPEMVWDFIQPYLGHPDAWHVRFAVVMMLDHFITEDYVERVLELLDGVRHGDYYVSMAVAWAVSVCYVKFPALTLRYLRRSSLPDFPYNKALQKIIESLRVSPEDKELMRSMKRR; via the coding sequence ATGATTGAGAGAAGACGCAGGCTCCGGGAGAAGGTGGAGGCTCTGGCGGAGCCGGAGTTCCAGAAATTTTCCGCTTCCCTGATTCCCGGCGTCACGCGCCTGCTGGGGGTGAGGCTTCCCGTTTTGCGTAATCTGGCGCGGGAAGAGGCGCGGGGGGATTGGAGGGAACTGCTGGAGCACCCGGCGCAGGAACCTTATGCGGAAGAGGTGATGCTGGACGGCATGCTGACCGGACTGGCGCGGATGGAGCCGGAGGAGCGCCTGGAGTGGGTGCGGCGTTTTGTCCCCCGCATGGATAACTGGGCCGTATGCGATACGTTCTGCGCCGGGTTGAAGTTCAGCAAAAGGCATCCGGAAATGGTCTGGGATTTCATTCAACCGTATTTGGGGCATCCTGATGCGTGGCACGTGCGCTTTGCCGTGGTGATGATGCTGGACCATTTCATCACGGAGGATTACGTGGAGCGCGTGCTGGAGCTGCTGGACGGCGTGCGGCATGGGGATTATTACGTGTCCATGGCCGTAGCCTGGGCCGTTTCCGTCTGCTACGTGAAGTTCCCGGCGCTGACGCTGAGGTACCTGCGGCGTTCCTCCCTGCCTGATTTCCCTTACAACAAGGCTCTTCAAAAGATTATCGAGTCCCTGAGGGTAAGCCCGGAAGACAAGGAGCTGATGAGGAGCATGAAACGGCGCTGA